The genomic stretch AGTGCGCGGATGCGGCCTTCGACGACGCCGGGAACGACGACGAGGTTGGTGCCCAGGTAGCGGCCGCCCGCGGCGGCAGCGAGGGCGCGGAGGAACGGCTCATCGAGGCGGGAGACGATCGGCTGGCCGGCGGCATCGAGGCGGGGGCTGACGCGGCCGGTCAGCGGGTCAACGGCGGGGACGATGCCGCCATCCGGGGTGCCGACGCCGGCAACGAGGAGCTCGACGCCGGAGGCGCGGATGCTCTCGGCGACTGCGGCGACGTCGCCGCCGAGGTTGTCGCCATCGGTCAGGAGGAGGATGAGCCGGCCTGCGGAGGAGTCGTCGGCGAGGAGGTCGAGGGCGAGCTCGAGGCCGCGGGCAACATCGGTGCCGCCTTCGACGAGCACGACGCCGGTTTCGAGCGATTCGACGACGCGGGCGGCAGCGGCGGCGTCGGTGGTGAGGGGAAAGCGGATGCGGGCGCTGCCGGCGAAGATCACGAGTCCCACGCGGTCACCGGCGAGGCGGTCGATGGATTGCACGGCGGCGGCTTTGGCGGCGGCGAGGCGGGAGGGCTGGACATCGGGGACATCCATGCTGCGGGAGATGTCCATGACGATGACGAGGTCGGCGCCGGTGCGGGGGACCTGGGAGACGCGGGTGCCCCAGCGGGGCTGGGCGGCGGCGACGATGGCGAGGCAAGCGGCGAGGGTGTACAGCAGGGCGGCGGTGGCGGATGGGGGTGCGGGCAGGAAGCGGGAGAGGCGGCGGGCGCGGCGCCGTCCGCGCGCCATGCCGACGCCCCAGGCGGCGAGCGCGAGGAGCGGCAGCGGAAGGATGAGGAGGACCCACTCGTGGGCGAAGGTGATGCCGCTCATGCGGGGAGCCTCCGGAGGAGGGTGCCGGCGAGGAGAAGTTCGAGGGCGAGGAGCGCGGCCCCGGCGCCTGCGAACCAGGGGGCGAAGTAGTCGTAGTCGTCGAACGCTTCGCGGGTGATCCGGGAGCGCTCGAGGGAGGAGATTTCGTCATAGACGTCGGCGAGCTGGCCGGGGTCGCTGGCGGCGAAGTAGCGGCCGCCGGTCTGGGCGGCGATCTCCCGGAGGAGGTCTTCATCGATTTCGCGGGCGCGTTCGCCGGGGGATTCGCTGACGATGCCGATGGTGTAGACGCGGATTTTGAGGGCAGCGGCGAGGGCGGCGGCATCCTCGGGGCGGATGGAGGGGGCGTTGTGTTCGCCGTCGGTGAGAAGGATGACGATGCGGCTGGCGGCGGTGGACTCCTGGAGCATAGAGAGGGCGGCTGCGAGGCCGACGCCGATGCCGGTTCCATCGGGGAGGAGGCCGGAGTCGAGGTCGGCGACCATTCGGTCGAGGGCGGCGTAGTCGGTGGACGGCGGGGAGAGGGGGAGGGCGTCCTGCTGGAAGACGACGAGCCCGACGCGGTCGTTTTCGCGGGAGCGGATGAACTCGCGGACCACGTCTTTGGTTACGGTGAGGCGGTTGGAGTCGCCGAAGCGGGCAAGCATGGAGCTGGAGAGGTCGAGGGAGATGACGATGTCGATGCCCTCCCCGGGGACGAGGGTGCGGGCATCGCCCCGGCGCGGGCCTGCAACGGCGATGGCGAGGAGGACGACGGCGAGGATGCGGAGGGCGGGGAGTGCGCGGCTGAACCGGAGGCGCCAGCCGGGGCGGGCCCCGGCGAGCGGAGCGAGGGTTGAGACGGGCAGCGGTACAGGCCGGCGGCGGGCGGCAACCGCGAGGGGGATCGCGAGGAGGACGAGGGCGAGGGCGGCCGGTGCGGCGAAATCGAGGCCGTTCACTGCGGTTCACCGATGAGTTCGTAGGCCATGGCGAGGTCGGCGCGGCGGCGTTCGGGAGCCGGGCGATAGCCGGCGTAGACGACGGCGTCGCACTCCTCGAGGAGGCCGCCGGCGAGCCGGGCGACCCAGCGGTCGGCGCCGGAGGCTTCGAGGCGGGCGCGGAGTTCGGCGGCGGTGAGGGCGGTCGCGGGGATGGCGAAGCGGCGGGCAAGTTCGGCGCGGACCGTGGCGGCGAGGGCGCGGTAGGCGGCGACGGGGTCGGTATCGATGGCTGATTCGGCGAGCAGCAGGCCGGGGAGGGCGGGTTCGGCGGCGGCTGGCGGGGCCGGGGGCGCGGGACTGGGTCGGCGGCTACGGCGCCTGGCGAGGGAAACGAGGGCGAGGATGAGGAGAGCCACGACGACCGCAGTGCCGGCGACGAGCGCGGGGCGGAGGAGCGGCGATTCGGCGCCGGCGATGGCGACCGGCGGCGGGAGCGGGGTGAGCTCGAGGGGGGCATCGGGCAGGAGGGTTGGGAGCACCGCGATAGTGACCGGGGGCGGCTCGAGCGTCGCGACCGCGGAGCCGGTGGTGACGGCGAGCGTCGGCGAGAAGGCGAGGTCGCCGAGAGCGAAGGGGGCAACGACCGCTTCGAGGAGCCACTCGGTGCCGGCGGACGTGGTGCGGAGCTGGCGCGGCGGTTCGAGGCGGACAAGTTCGACTGCGCCCCAGCCTGCGGTGCCGGGCGCGAATTCGGGCTGCTGCCCCGGCGGCAGGGCGAGGCGGACCGTCAGCTGAAGGTGGTCGCCGATGCGCGCACTGGCGGGCTGGACCGTCACCTCGGGGGCAGGGGCGGGCTGGGCCCGGGCCGCGGGTCCGGCGACGATGGCTGCGAGCGCCATGAGGGCAGCGACCAGAAGCATGCGCCGGTTCATGCGGCGGCCCCCCGGCGGCGGAAGAAGCGGAGGAGGGCGGGGACGTAGTCCTCGCCGGTGACGGCGCGGATGTCGTCGATGCCGAGCTGGCCGAAGAGGGCAGCGAGGTCGGCATCCAGCTGGCGGATGCGCCGGGCGTAGGCATCGCGGACGGCGGGACTGGAGGTATCGAGTTCGAGGGCGGCGCCGGTTTCGGCGTCGGCGACGGTGATGATGCCGGCATCGGGGAGCGCTTCGTCGACCGGGTCGCGGATGGTGACGGCGATCAGGTCGTGGCGGCTCGCGGCGGCGCGCAGGCGGGCCGGCTCGATGGGGGCGAGGAAGTCGGAGATGAGGAAGACGGTGGCGCGGCGGCGCTGGACGCCGACGAGGTACTGGAGGGCAGCTGCGAGGTCGGTGCCGGGATGTGCCGGGCGCGCGCGGAGGATTTCGCGGATGACGCGGAGGACGTGGGTGGCGCCGCCGGCGGGGCGGACGTAGCGCTGGGGGCGCCCGGCGAAGAGGAGGAGGCCGACGCGGTCCTTGTTGCGGATGGCGGCAAGGGCGAGGACAGCAGCGATTTCGGCGGCGAGGGCGCTCTTGGGGACGGGCGCGGCGCCGGCGAACTGCGATGCGGAGACGTCGACGGCGAAGATGACGGTGAGGTCGCGGTCTTCGCGGTAGCGGCGGATGAACGGCTCGCCGGTGCGGGCGTAGGCATTCCAGTCGAGGGCGCGGACGTCGTCGCCGGGGACGTAGGGGCGAAGTTCATCGAATTCGAGGCCGCGGCCGCGGAAGACGGCGTGATATTCGCCAAGGAAGAGGGTGTTGACGAGGCGGCGGGCGCGCAGCTCGATGGCGCGGACGCGGGCGAGCAGCTCCGGCGTGAGGGGGTCATCGAAGGCGGAGGCGGGCCGGGGGGCGGCGGCGGTGCGGCGGAAGGGGATGCGGAGACGAACCATGCGACCCCCGGCGGGAAACGGTTCAGGGCAGGTCGACGCCTTCGAGGAGGCGGTCGATGAGGTCGTCGGGCGTGAGTTCGCGGGCGTCGGCTTCGTAGGTGGTGATGATGCGGTGGCGGAGTGCCTCATGGGCGACGGCCTTCACATCGTCGGGGGTGGTGTAGCTGCGGCCGTGCAGGAAGGCGTGGGCGCGGGCGGCGAGTGCGAGGCTGATCGAGGCACGCGGGGAGGCGCCGAAGGCGATGAGGGGCTGGAGGTCGGGGAGGCGGTAGTCGGCGGGACGGCGGGTGGCGGCGACGAGCTGCGTGATGTAGTCGCGGATGGCGTCATCAAGGGCGACGCCGTGGACGGCAGCGCGGGCATCGAGGATGGCCTGG from Tepidiforma thermophila encodes the following:
- a CDS encoding DUF58 domain-containing protein, with product MVRLRIPFRRTAAAPRPASAFDDPLTPELLARVRAIELRARRLVNTLFLGEYHAVFRGRGLEFDELRPYVPGDDVRALDWNAYARTGEPFIRRYREDRDLTVIFAVDVSASQFAGAAPVPKSALAAEIAAVLALAAIRNKDRVGLLLFAGRPQRYVRPAGGATHVLRVIREILRARPAHPGTDLAAALQYLVGVQRRRATVFLISDFLAPIEPARLRAAASRHDLIAVTIRDPVDEALPDAGIITVADAETGAALELDTSSPAVRDAYARRIRQLDADLAALFGQLGIDDIRAVTGEDYVPALLRFFRRRGAAA
- a CDS encoding vWA domain-containing protein codes for the protein MNGLDFAAPAALALVLLAIPLAVAARRRPVPLPVSTLAPLAGARPGWRLRFSRALPALRILAVVLLAIAVAGPRRGDARTLVPGEGIDIVISLDLSSSMLARFGDSNRLTVTKDVVREFIRSRENDRVGLVVFQQDALPLSPPSTDYAALDRMVADLDSGLLPDGTGIGVGLAAALSMLQESTAASRIVILLTDGEHNAPSIRPEDAAALAAALKIRVYTIGIVSESPGERAREIDEDLLREIAAQTGGRYFAASDPGQLADVYDEISSLERSRITREAFDDYDYFAPWFAGAGAALLALELLLAGTLLRRLPA